A genomic segment from Pleurodeles waltl isolate 20211129_DDA chromosome 9, aPleWal1.hap1.20221129, whole genome shotgun sequence encodes:
- the LOC138259802 gene encoding uncharacterized protein, translating into MAFRLKNTPATFQRLVNQVLAGLENVSATYLDDITVFSSSWEDYLYHLREVLEALQRAGLAIKASRCQLGQGSVVYLGHQVGGGKVQPLWAKTETILAWELPKSHTEVRAFLGLSGYYRRFGKRYGTIVAPLTELTSKKQPRQVVWTEACQNAFDILKEAMCTEPMLKAPDFYREFIV; encoded by the coding sequence ATGGCCTTCAGGTTGAAGAACACCccagccaccttccagaggttggtcaaccaagtcCTGGCTGGTTTGGAAAACGTCAGTGccacctatctggatgacattacagttttcagttctagctgggaggactaCTTGTACCACCTCAGAGAAGTGCTTGaggctctgcagagggcaggcctggccATCAAGGCCAGTAGGTGCCAGTTAGGACAGggttcagtggtctacttgggtcaTCAAGTGGGAGGAGGCAAAGTACAGCCCCTTTGGGCCAAGACTGAAACCATTCTAGCTTGGGAGCTGCCCAAGTCCcatacagaggtgagagcctttttgggcctctctggctactacaggagatttggCAAGCGGTATGGTACGATTGTTgcacccttgacagagctgacttccaagaagcagccacgtcaggtggtctggacagaggcctgtcagaatgcttttgatatcctgaaggaggccatgtgcacagaacccatgctcaaggcccctgacttttaTAGAGAATTCATTGTGTAG